Proteins encoded within one genomic window of Brassica rapa cultivar Chiifu-401-42 chromosome A09, CAAS_Brap_v3.01, whole genome shotgun sequence:
- the LOC103865672 gene encoding heavy metal-associated isoprenylated plant protein 39, translated as MAQKVVLKVLTMTDDKTKQKAIEAAADIFGVDSIAADMKEQKLTVIGLMDAVAVVKKLKKVGKVDLLSVGPAKEEKKEEKKEENKEEKKEENKEEKKEEEPKK; from the exons ATGGCTCAG aAGGTAGTGTTGAAGGTTTTAACCATGACGGATGATAAGACCAAGCAGAAAGCCATCGAAGCTGCAGCTGATATCTTTG GAGTTGATTCGATAGCAGCAGATATGAAGGAGCAAAAATTGACCGTGATCGGTCTGATGGATGCGGTTGCGGTTGTAAAGAAATTGAAGAAGGTTGGCAAAGTCGATTTGTTATCGGTTGGGCCGGCAAAagaggagaagaaagaagaaaagaaggaagaaaataaagaagaaaagaaagaggagaataaggaagaaaagaaagaagaagaacctAAGAAATAA